TTTCTTTCTGCCACTGGCCGCTTTCTCTTCGGACATACTTTAAGCGACCGTTGGTCCCGTCGTAATACGCGATGTGCGGTTCGTCTTGGCTGTCTAAGTCGATCGCCGGCCCCGACGCGTAGATTTCCGAATCGTCCGGCAAGCTAATCTCCCATTGCCCACCGGTTTTCTCGGCGTGTAACACGTTGCTCTGGTAGCGGTCGTAGTACGCGAAGTGGGCCCGCCCGCCGGCTGTCAACGCGATCGTATTTTCCCAGCCGCGTTCCTCGCCCGGATCGACTGTTCCCGAACTCCACAAGCCGTGGCCGTTGGTCGCGTACATTAAGGCGTTGACCGGAAATACCGCGGCGTAGGCGAAGTGCGCCACGCCGGAAGGATCGATATCGAAACCAACGCCCGCCGCCGCGCCCCGCGTTAGCGTCGGTTTCTCGGACACCCATTGGCCCGAACGGTTGGTGGCGTAGATCAGATACGCGCCCGAATATGCGTCGCCCGACATGCCCACGTACAAATACCCGGCCGCGTCCTGTTTGAGACGCAACTGCAGCGGACGGTTGTCGACGATCATTTCGCTTTGCCACGCGCCGGAGGCGTTGGTCGCGTAATACGTGTCCGACCCCGTGTATCGCTGGTATACGATGTGCACCGCGCCTTGCGGATCGACGAGCAGGTCCGACACCCTACCGGTCCGGTTCGTCGCATCAGCGACTTCGCTCTGCCACGTCCCGCCGTCCCGCACCGCATGAATCAAGGTGCCGTTGCCGTAGGCGACGTGCAGCCTATCGTCGTCGTCCACGGTAAGACTCGGCGTCATTTTCTCTTCTTCGGACTCGCCGACCAACGTCATCGTCCACGACCCGTCGATCTTCTCCCCGTGCGTGACCCGTCCCGTTGCCGGCTCATACACCACGACATGGGGAACGCCGTCACGGTCCACTTCCACCACCGGTGGCCCATAAATTTCGCCGATTCCCGGCAGCATCTCGTTTTGCCATGGGCCGGTTTGATTGGTCGCATAGACCACACCGCCCGTTTCGGATCGGGCGGCCAGGTGGACCACACCCGAGGGCGCGCGCGCAATCGCCGGTTGTGTCACGAACGGCGCAATTTTGACGGATGAGACCGACTTGCCGTTGATTTGATAGAAGACCAGTCCGCGCGCCTTGATCGCGGCGACGAGTGCGGCGTTGCCGTCCAGGCGCAACATCGCGACGCCTTCTTCCTCAACCATGCCGCCGTCGACCCGTTCGACGAAAAGATCGTCGACCGGCGTTACATCGTCGTCGTTATCATCATCGTCGTTGTCGTCATCATCGTCGTCGTTGTCGTCATTGTTGTCGTCATCGTCATCATCATCGTCGTCTCCCGGCGTCGTATCATCGTCAACCGCGTCGTCGTCGGTCGCGTCGTCGTCAACCGGCGAGGCGTCATCGTTGTCGTCGTCGTCGTCGGGCGGGCAGGCAGTAGCGAAGCAAAGAAGAAAAAAGAGGGCCAGAAAAAGAAATAGCAGGCGCTTCATGAGACATCTCCCAGCTCCGCACCTCGCGGCGCGAAAACAGTTACCTTCGAAAAAGAGATCCTCTGTTGCCTGCGTAACGAATTTATCGTTGCACATCGGCCGAAGGGTCGCAAGCTCCGAATGCGCCGTCAGCCGACTAGCGCCGTTCCCAGCGCGATGCCCGCCGGGCTGGCCACCCAACCCACCAGCACCATCCCCCAGGCGATGCCCGTGGCCGGATGCGCTCGGGGCGCTTCTTCGCCGAAAACAGTAAATAGAGCCACGGTGTAGATACCCACGACCGCGCCGTACAAGCCAAGAATCGGGCCGCGCAGATCGGTCCCGGTAAAACGATGAGTCAGGTAGGCCGCAATCAGCATCACGAGAGCCGCAGCGGCGACAGCATTCAATTTCTTCCAGCCGACGCGGACGTAAAACAACCCGGCGAACGCCGCGGCCAGAAAATGAATCACGCCGTTGGCAAACCAGTCTCCGGACGTGGCGAGGATCGCGTTTTCGCCGGGCGCGCGGGAGACCAACACAAATAGCGCGGTATCCGCGAACACGACCGCCGCCAGCGGCAGCAGCGCCTTGACCATGCGGCCGCTGGTCGTATCGCAACCCGCCGGTACCGACGGCGTATTACGCAATGAATCCATGAAGAGAAAAACGACGACGACATTCGAAGCGACCAGGATGGCGTCGTACATGCCGATCTTGTCCGGATTATCGGAAAACACGGCCAGTAGATTGCTGACCAGGTAGATCGCGCCCGCCGTGAAGCCGCCGAATATGCCCAGAATCCTCAGCGGCAGCCGCGTCACCATCAACGTGAGCAGGAGCACAATGAGCAGGCCCAACGCGAATCCCAGCGGGGCGAACAACGCCAGCAGAAGCAGGCGCGAGGTCACCTGCATCATCGCCACAGCCACAACGGCAACGACTCCCGAGATACCCGCCGCCGCTTGCGCCAAGTGATCCGTGAAGGGTTTGCGGCGGTCGATCGCGTAGCCCGCCGCGAGACTGCCCGCGATGCCGCATATCGCCAACAACGCAAAGCCGGGTGTGAGATCTTTCTCCGCCCAGTGCAGAACCAGTGTCGCGCGCCGCAGCAACGCGTATTGGACGAAGGTGACGTAGAACGTGAAGCTCGAAAACAGCAGCCAACAAATCGCCGTCCATCCCGGCAACTCGGCCGGGGTCGGCGGCGGCGGTGTTTTCGTCATGGGCGGCACGCCTGTCTCCATCGAAAAAGGCCGAGATGAACCCGGCCTTGTTTAGCGTTGGCTCGAGCGAACGGCTCAGTAACGGTAATGATCGGGTTTGAACGGCCCGTTAACCGGTACGTCGATGTACTCGGATTGTTCCGCCGTAAGCACCGTCAATTTGGCGCCGAGCTTCGCCAGGTGCAACCGCGCCACTTCCTCGTCGAGGTGCTTGGGCAGGCGGTAGACGCCGACTTCATGCTCGTTTTGCCACAGGTCGATCTGTGCCAAGGTTTGGTTCGTGAAAGAATTGGACATCACGAAACTCGGGTGGCCGGTCGCGCAACCCAAGTTCACCAGCCGCCCTTCGGCCAGCAAGTAAATGCAGTGCCCGTCGGCGAAGGTGAATTGATGCATTTGCGGTTTGATCTCTACCTTCCGGACTCCCGGCCATGCCTCGAGTTGATCCACCTGGATCTCGTTGTCGAAGTGGCCGATGTTGCACACGATCGCTTGGTCTTTCATTTTCGACATGTGCTCGGCGGTGAGCACGTCGCGATTGCCGGTGGCGGTGACGTAAATGTCGGCCAGCGGTAGCGCGTCTTCCACGGTCACGACGCTGTAGCCGGCCATCGTGGCCTGCAGCGCGCAAATGGGATCGACTTCGGTAACCATGACCTTGCAGCGCAACGCCGCCAGCGCATCGGCCGACCCTTTGCCCACATCGCCGTAACCGCAAACCAGCGCCGTCTTGCCCGCCACCATCACATCGGTCGCCCGCTTGATGCCGTCCACCAGCGATTCCCGGCAGCCGTAGACGTTGTCGAACTTCGACTTGGTGACCGAATCGTTGACGTTGATCGCCGGTACGAGCAGCCGCCGGTCCTTGGCCATTTGATAGAGCCGATGCACGCCCGTAGTCGTCTCTTCCGAGACGCCTTTCCAATCCGCCGTGGCTTGGTGCCAGAATTCCGGGTTCATTTCCCGCAAGCGTTTGAGCACGCCGTTGATGATGTTCGATTCCTTGTTGTCGGTTTCCTGGTCGAGCAGCGTCGGGTCCTTTTCGGCGTAGTAGCCTTGATGAAGCAGCAACGTGGCGTCACCGCCGTCGTCGACGACCAAATGTGGGCCGCCGCCTTCCGGCCACGTGAGCGCCTGCAGCGCGCACCACCAGTACTCCTCGAGCGTTTCGCCCTTCCAAGCGAAAACCGGCACGCCCCTCACCGCAATGGCCGCCGCAGCGTGGTCCTGGGTCGAAAAGATGTTGCACGAAGCCCAGCGTACGTCCGCGCCCAGCTCGATGAGTGTTTCGATCAACACGGCCGTCTGGATCGTCATGTGCAGGCTGCCGGTGATGCGGGCGCCGGCCAGCGGCTTCTCGGCCGCATATTTCTTGCGCGTGGCCATCAGGCCCGGCATTTCCTTTTCGGCGATTTCGATCTCGCGGCGTCCCCAATCGGCCAAGCCGATGTCCGCCACCTTGTAAGGCATATCACTGGCAATCAGTGTCATCTCATTTCCTTTGGTTTCGACGTTATCTTGCTGCATCGTTTCCATCCATTTCGTTTTCGACGCACGATTTT
The DNA window shown above is from Candidatus Lernaella stagnicola and carries:
- the ahcY gene encoding adenosylhomocysteinase, which translates into the protein MQQDNVETKGNEMTLIASDMPYKVADIGLADWGRREIEIAEKEMPGLMATRKKYAAEKPLAGARITGSLHMTIQTAVLIETLIELGADVRWASCNIFSTQDHAAAAIAVRGVPVFAWKGETLEEYWWCALQALTWPEGGGPHLVVDDGGDATLLLHQGYYAEKDPTLLDQETDNKESNIINGVLKRLREMNPEFWHQATADWKGVSEETTTGVHRLYQMAKDRRLLVPAINVNDSVTKSKFDNVYGCRESLVDGIKRATDVMVAGKTALVCGYGDVGKGSADALAALRCKVMVTEVDPICALQATMAGYSVVTVEDALPLADIYVTATGNRDVLTAEHMSKMKDQAIVCNIGHFDNEIQVDQLEAWPGVRKVEIKPQMHQFTFADGHCIYLLAEGRLVNLGCATGHPSFVMSNSFTNQTLAQIDLWQNEHEVGVYRLPKHLDEEVARLHLAKLGAKLTVLTAEQSEYIDVPVNGPFKPDHYRY